In the Haloterrigena turkmenica DSM 5511 genome, AGTTCGTCGCCGTCCCGGCGGGCGGACGTCTCGAGCGCCGCCGCGTCGCTTCCGGCTTGCGGTTCGGTCAACGAAACCGCCGTGACGAGATTGTCCGTAAAGATATCCCGAAGCCACTCCTCGCGCTGCCAGTTGGCCCCGAACTCCGCGAGCGACGTTCCGACGAGCGAACAGGAGAGGGAGACGACGCCCGCCGGGATCTTCCAGACGCGGGAGAGCTCCTCGACGGCGACCTGAAACGAGCGGTAGTCCATCCCCTCGCCACCGTACTCCTCGGGGATCGTGATACCGTAGAGGCCGGCATCGCCTAGTTCGTCGACGAGGTCGAGCGGAAACCGCCCCTCCCGCTCGTGTTCCTCGACGACCGGCCTGACGGTGTCGTCGCAGAACGCCTGAACGCGGTCGCGGAACTCCTCGTGTCGAGGCTCCAGCCCAGTGTGCGTTATCATGTAACACGTATCCGATTGCCGAGGAAGCGACTTATACCTTGTCGTGGGCGGTACCGTCCGGACCGCTACGGGTCGACCCCATTAGTTCCGGTCGTCCGATTCGTCGGAAGAGCGGGGTGGTGTCGGGCAGACTTATACCGCTGTAGGTTCCTTGTTGTACTGTTGCACACATGCGAGATGCATACGTTATCGGCGCGGGACAGAGTCCGTACGGCTCGTTCCCGTCTGAGAGTTATCGATCGCTGTTCCGGACGGCGTTCGAAGCGACGACAGAGAGCGTCGACCACGGCGTCGATCCGTCCGAAATCGACGAGGCGTTTATCGGGATGATTAGCATCGGCGGCCGTCAGCTGGGCCTGTCCGGGCCCGCAGTGACCGAACACGCCGGCCTGCACGGGATCCCGACCACGCGCGTCGAGAACGCGTGCGCGGCGAGCGGCTCCGGGGTCCGCCACGCGATCCAGGCGGTCAAATCCGGCATGGCGGATCTCGCCCTGGCGGGCGGCGTCGAGATGATGACCGACCTGAGCAGCGACACGACCCGGTACTGGTTCGGTGTCTCCGGCGAGACTGAGTGGGAACGGATGGCTGGGACCACTTTCTCCGGCGTCTACGCCCAGATCGCGAGCGCGCACATGGCCGAATACGGGACGACGCGCGAGCAGTTGTCTCGCGTCGCCGTCAAGAGCCACGAGAACGGGGCGCGAAACCCCAAGGCGCACCTCGGCTTCGAGTGCTCACTCGAGCAGGCCGAAGGCGCGGCGACGGTCGCAGATCCGCTGACGCTATACCACTGTTGTCCGACGAGCGACGGCGCGGCAGGCGTGCTCATCGCGAGCGAAGACGTCGCAGCGGAGTACACTGATCGGCCCGTGAAGATCTCGGGCGTCGGCGCGGCGAGCGACGGAGTCGGCCTCTTCCAGCGCGAGTCGTACACGAGCCTCCCGGCGACGCGAAAAGCCGGCCGAGACGCCTACGAGATGGCCGGGATCTCCCCGGACAAACTGGACTTCGCGGAGGTCCACGACTGCTTCTCGATCGCGGAAATCCTCGCGTACGAGGACCTCGGCTTCTGCGAGGTCGGTCAGGGCGGCCAGCTGATCGAAGACGGCGTCACGACGCTCGAGGGCGACCTGCCGGTGAACACGTCCGGCGGCCTGAAGTCGAAGGGGCATCCGATCGGCGCGACGGGCGCGGGACAGCTCGTCGAGGCCTTCGACCAGCTCCGGGGCACCGCCGGCGATCGGCAGGTCGAGGACGCCGAAATCGGCCTGACGCACAACGTCGGCGGCAGCGGCGGGGCCGCGGTGGTCCACGTCCTCGAGGCGCCCGAACGCGCGGAGGTGGAATCATGAGCGACTCGCTCGGCATCGCGGCCGTCGGGACGTACGTCCCGCGGCGGCGGATCACGGCCGAGGCGGTGACCGAGGCGTGGAACCGCTTCGACGGCGCGGGAATCCAGGAGACCGCCGTTCCCGGCCCCGACGAGGACAGCCTGACGATGGCCGCGGCGGCCGCGCGCCGCGCGCTCGAGGCGAGCGACGTCGACGCGGGCGAGATCGCCGCCCTCTCGTTCGCGACGACGACCCCGCCGCTCGAGGAGGAGGATCTCTCGGTGCGGCTGGGCGAGT is a window encoding:
- a CDS encoding thiolase domain-containing protein; this encodes MRDAYVIGAGQSPYGSFPSESYRSLFRTAFEATTESVDHGVDPSEIDEAFIGMISIGGRQLGLSGPAVTEHAGLHGIPTTRVENACAASGSGVRHAIQAVKSGMADLALAGGVEMMTDLSSDTTRYWFGVSGETEWERMAGTTFSGVYAQIASAHMAEYGTTREQLSRVAVKSHENGARNPKAHLGFECSLEQAEGAATVADPLTLYHCCPTSDGAAGVLIASEDVAAEYTDRPVKISGVGAASDGVGLFQRESYTSLPATRKAGRDAYEMAGISPDKLDFAEVHDCFSIAEILAYEDLGFCEVGQGGQLIEDGVTTLEGDLPVNTSGGLKSKGHPIGATGAGQLVEAFDQLRGTAGDRQVEDAEIGLTHNVGGSGGAAVVHVLEAPERAEVES